The sequence tgGAGGTGAATAGTGGGGCTTGTTCAATTTCTGTGACATATACCTGCTACAGCAAcagcttctttatttttagtggactggAGTTGAGCAGCGGGGTTTGCTCAGTTTCTGTGGTACATACTCGCTAGGAGCTGCGAGCCGCGTCACACCGATTGTCCCTGGAAAGCCTCGACCActaacagcttcactgttaaaacatTTCTCACTGTTGATTCCCGAGGCCATGCTGCGATTAGTCTGGAAGCTTTCACGGCTTTCTCAAAGCTTTTTAATTAATTTGGTAAATAGCCATAATTCTCTGCAGTATGTAACAAGTGTGTAGTGCAGTGTTAATAAAGAAGCAGCCTAACGTCAAGCTCCCTTTGTTTTTCCCCAAGGTGCGCATGGTTCGTGCCCCACCACCAATGACGCTCCCGAGAGGCGGTGCCACCCTGACCCTGCCTCCAGGAACGACGCTGGTGCGCGCTCCACTGGCATCCAACATGCGACCAGGTGTTCCCCAGCAAATGTCAGTGGTGCGGCCACCAGTGCCAACGGCCTCCACGCCAGCCGCAACCACCAACCTGTCACTTCCTCCCAAGCCAACACTGCAAGTTCAAGTGCCTGGTGCAGGGCCGAGTACTCCTGCCAGgcagccaccaccaccacaaccgtcGCTGCAGGTTCAGGTTCCTGGCAGCAGTACAACTGTGCGGCCAGCCAAGCCAGATGCCACTGTTTCTATTATAAAAGCGAGTATTGCTTTTCATTTTAGTACTGTGCCTCTCACCAAGAAAAGCATGGGGTGTAAGTCAGGCTCTGATGACAAAGTACAGTCAAGTCAACGTTGGTGCGCTATTTCGGCCCTGAAGGATGcaatttagaatgaatacgtaccaactagctcagctctctgttattctaagacaaTGAAAGTGGTCTAACCATCCGGTGGGTCAAGTTAATATACCTGTGTCACATAGGCACTTTTCAAAGGCCATCCAGTTGATAACCATCAAAACGCCACAACTCTATTGACTCGATGGAGCTGTCGCACTGCTACACGGCAGTTTTGAACGGTCATTGAGTAGTTTAGGCGTTTCTGGCAAAAATTGTGTGGCACTGTGgatctttattttcgttttcatgtcaCCGAAAGTTTAATGATATAAATTCATTTAAAAGAACAAATATGTGTGTTTTGTTTAAAATTTTCATTAATTGTTTATACGTAGTTATAAATACATATTAAGTGTTTAGTTGTTAAGCTAGTGAAACTGCTGAGCGAGAGACGGCGTGATGAAGACAATCACACTGCTGTTGTCGAGAGTATGCGCAGCTCGCATGTTTCAAGGGGTAAACATACCTTATTAAATAAttcatacagtagaaccccgctgttacgttcctcactgctgcgttttcccggctgttacgtcgttttccgccggtcccggcatagctcccataggatacaatgtattgggaaccccgctgttacgtcgtaactgtcggaccgttcccgtatgatacgtcgcgaagtgcgctcggagccgaccgagtgactaccaaagagagcggccatggtgcattttcacgcagcttggcctcgtttgaccgtaatattagctgcatgagaggcgcaagcaacagaatctttcaattgatgcaaacaaaagcatggccttcgagattcaaattgcaaagatggcgtctatgacgtaactgctcacgaaagcaaggccttcgagattggcatttactattgacaaaagcatagcctttgagatttgtattgcacgaacatggcgtgtatgacgtaattgcttgcgaaagcaaggccttcgagattggcattcacttctgccatcgcgttggcgtaaactca comes from Rhipicephalus sanguineus isolate Rsan-2018 chromosome 7, BIME_Rsan_1.4, whole genome shotgun sequence and encodes:
- the LOC119400433 gene encoding uncharacterized protein LOC119400433, which translates into the protein MVRAPPPMTLPRGGATLTLPPGTTLVRAPLASNMRPGVPQQMSVVRPPVPTASTPAATTNLSLPPKPTLQVQVPGAGPSTPARQPPPPQPSLQVQVPGSSTTVRPAKPDATVSIIKAQHPASLPPTPRYIDDPKKRRLPPKPALKITKAASGEKGTVKFLLFS